A window of Syntrophorhabdaceae bacterium genomic DNA:
ATAATATGTTTCATGGAGAACGCAATCCGCAGGCCCGGATAACGAGGTTGCGGAATGCGCCGGTGACATTCCCGAGTTCCCTGAAAGCAGCAATACCCGTATCACGCAGCATGGTGAGATAGTCGAAGAGACCCGGTTCCAGTAGATTGTATTCTTCGTATGTAAAGACGCGTTCCGTCTCATTTACGATCGAGACATCAAGGAACTTCTGACGGAGCCGCGCGAGCAGCGTTGCCGTATCGGCGAGGGTTATCGCGAGAAGCCACAGCCTGCCGCTCTTCGGCTCCAGGAACAGCGGGGCGTTTTCTATAATTGCCATGAGCTTGTCGATCCCATGCAGCCCACCGAATTTCGGGCCGAACATCCCTGGTCCCGGTGTCTGCGGCGGTGTCGCTATTATGACGTCAAACCACCGGATGCCATACATCTTCAATATGTGTTCTTCGAGGCCATCGTACCACGAGGAGGCAAGGGTGACGATCTTGTCCCGCACACCGTTGCTGAATGCGTTGGCCTTCGCAGCATCAAGGGCCTCGGAACTTAGGTCTGTGGCCATGACCAGTCTTGCCCCGAGCTTCGCCGCCGCTATTGATAGGACCCCTGATCCGCAGCCGAGGTCAAGGACACATTCGCCGGGCCTGACGTCAATGTGTTTCGCGAGCTGTACGCTGGAGGCGGTGGGCGCATGAACGCCTTCCGGTGTTTCGAGCGTCATAGGGCCTGACGGAAGTTGGATCGTTGTTGTTTGCGATCTCCCCGCGTGGTTGTCTTTGTATCGTTGCAACGCAGCGGCGAGTATCCGGTCGAGAAGCGCCGGGTATTCAAGCCCTGCCCATTGTGCTGAAAGGGACAGCGCTTCAAGCGGTTCAAGGCTTGGCGTGATATTTGCCTCAAGGAAATAGAAGGTCCCGCCCGGCGAAAGCCTTACATCGAAACGCGCGTAGTCGCGGAGATTGAGCGTCTTGAAGGCGAGCCTGGCAAGGTTGGTGAGTTCAATGAGGAGATCGGGAGATAATCCAGCGACGACAACATCATCTCGCTTGCCAACCGGCTCTCTGAGCTTGAATGGCTCGGTCAGGATCGATCCCGCCGTGCCGGGCAGCCATTCGAGGGGAGGCAGAACCTCCGGGCCGCCGCTTCCATCCAGAAGAGAGACAGCAAGCTCCCTTCCCGGTATATACATCTCTATCATGACAGGCTGGGAGAGGTCGTGGAGGAGCCTTGCCGCAATGTCTTTCACATCCTTTTCTGTCATGGCGCGGTAAAGGCCGCGGCTCATATGTTCAAAAGCGGGTTTCACTATAAATGGGGGTTGCAGCCATTCAGGGATGGTAAACTCTCTGGAGGCGACCGTGATGCCGGGCGGTGTTGGTATGCCTGACCGGGAGAGGTACGTCTTCGCCAATGCCTTGTGGTCGGCAAGGAGGCATGTCTTCGCGTCAGAGCCTGCAAGCCGCGCACCATGTGTTTCGAGGACGAGGCGAACATAGGAACGGAAAAGCCCCCGTCCCCTGAACGTATCGGTATGGTCGATTACCAGATCGCATGTCCGCGAGATCTCACGGGCACGGACTTCAATCCCGTCGGCATTTATAATAACAGGTTCATGGCCGAGTGTTTTCAATCCGCCCGCGATATACTCCGCGCAATGGCAGGGTGAGCCGACAGTATGGATGATCGCTATACGCATTTGAGACCTGTGATTTTGGTATTGTATCATAGCTTTTGGTTACAGGAGTAGAAAAAGATCGCGAGGCGTCAGGCATCAGAAATCATGGTCTATCTGGTCTATTTAGTCTGTTTAGTCTATTTTGTTTTAATCCGAATACGTTTTGAGAACGTGATGTCGGGTTGTCCTGAGCAAACCGTCGTGAGGTATAAGGGGAAGGACAAAACCTGTTCAACGTTTAAAATATTACTGTCATCGCGAGGAGCGAAGCGACGTGGCGATCTCAAAAGATGCGATTGCCACGCCCTGCGGGCTCGCAATGACAAAACATCACATTTCAATTTCACGGGGTTCATTCCCTTACGACTTACGATTCACGACTTACCGGTTTTTGATGTTTACTTATTCATTTACAAAAACCCGCATCGCTGTTATGATGAGCTTTGGAGCGCAGAATGGTTATCCTTGGTATAGATCCGGGGCTCGCACATACGGGGTTTGGTGCGGTCAGGTTTGACGGAAAGAAGCAGTCGCTCCTTGCCTGCGGATATATCAAAACGCCGCCAGGAGAAGCAGTTGCCAGAAGGCTTTTCCAGATCCACACAGACATGAGCCGGCTTGTTCAAAAGATAAAACCGGATTTTGTTGCCATAGAGAATATATTTTCGTTGGTGAGATACCCCAAAGCTGGTATATTATTGGGAGGGGTGCTTGGTGTTATTTATCTTACTGTTCAACAGAATAATATAAGGATGATTGAGATAACGCCAAAAGAGATAAAGAATTCGCTCGTAGGGTACGGCGGCGCCGGGAAGGCCCAGATCAAAAAGGCAGTGCAGACATTGCTGAAGATCGACGATATCCGGTCCTTTCATGCGGCCGATGCCCTTGCAGTTGCCCTGGCAGCATTCTACAGGAACGTAGCGGGGGTGAAAGGATGATATCTTACCTTGAAGGGATACTGAAAAACATCCACGATGAGCGCGTCACCTTGCTGGTGGGCG
This region includes:
- a CDS encoding crossover junction endodeoxyribonuclease RuvC translates to MVILGIDPGLAHTGFGAVRFDGKKQSLLACGYIKTPPGEAVARRLFQIHTDMSRLVQKIKPDFVAIENIFSLVRYPKAGILLGGVLGVIYLTVQQNNIRMIEITPKEIKNSLVGYGGAGKAQIKKAVQTLLKIDDIRSFHAADALAVALAAFYRNVAGVKG
- a CDS encoding 50S ribosomal protein L11 methyltransferase produces the protein MRIAIIHTVGSPCHCAEYIAGGLKTLGHEPVIINADGIEVRAREISRTCDLVIDHTDTFRGRGLFRSYVRLVLETHGARLAGSDAKTCLLADHKALAKTYLSRSGIPTPPGITVASREFTIPEWLQPPFIVKPAFEHMSRGLYRAMTEKDVKDIAARLLHDLSQPVMIEMYIPGRELAVSLLDGSGGPEVLPPLEWLPGTAGSILTEPFKLREPVGKRDDVVVAGLSPDLLIELTNLARLAFKTLNLRDYARFDVRLSPGGTFYFLEANITPSLEPLEALSLSAQWAGLEYPALLDRILAAALQRYKDNHAGRSQTTTIQLPSGPMTLETPEGVHAPTASSVQLAKHIDVRPGECVLDLGCGSGVLSIAAAKLGARLVMATDLSSEALDAAKANAFSNGVRDKIVTLASSWYDGLEEHILKMYGIRWFDVIIATPPQTPGPGMFGPKFGGLHGIDKLMAIIENAPLFLEPKSGRLWLLAITLADTATLLARLRQKFLDVSIVNETERVFTYEEYNLLEPGLFDYLTMLRDTGIAAFRELGNVTGAFRNLVIRACGLRSP